The nucleotide sequence GCGCGTGCCCGAGGTGGTCGTTGACCACGAAACCCCGGTCGATCGAGCGGTACTTGGTGCCGCCGTCCACGTAGGTGAACTCCCAGTCGGCCGTGTTCCAGCCCCGGTAGTCCACCTTCTCTATGCGGATGCGGTCGTACTGGGAGCGGACCATGTACCGCTCCTGGTTCTCCCAGTCCCTCACCGGGTCGCTCTTGGGCGTGCTGGTCCAGCCGACGAGCAACTTCTGTCCTTCGGGGCCGGTGTAGCGGTCGCCGGCGGCGCTCGTCGACACGTACTTCCAGCCCTTGGGCAGCCCGATCGAGTAGCCCTGGGAGCTCTTGCGCGTCGTGACGGCGGGCGCGCTGCCGGAGCCCTTGTCCCCGGAGGAACCGGACGAGCCGGACGAGCCGGAGTCGTCGTCCGAATCGCCGCTGCCGCCCTTGCCGTCGGAGTCGTCGGCGGTGCCCGCGCCGCCGCTCGCCTCGCCGGAGCGGGAGCCGTCGGTGGCGGTCGCGGCATTGGAGCCGTCCGGGCTCGTCCCGCCGGAGCCGCCGTCCTTGCCCGTGTCCCGCTTGGCGGAGGCACCGGCGCTGGGCGCGGCCTTGGCGCCGCCCTTGTCGTCGTCGCCGCCGAGCGTGAGGGCGAGGACGGTACCGAGCACCAGTACGGCCAGGGCGACGACCACCGCGATGACCACCAGCGTGCGCTTGGGCACCACGTCGGTGAGCGACGCCTTCGGCGCGGGCCTGCGCGCGAGATCCAGGTCCGGCGACGGCATCACGGGCCAGCTCGAACTTGGCTTGTTCGCGCTGGAGTTCGGCGTGTCGGAACTGCCGCGGCCACCGGCGCCCGTCGACGCGCCCGCGCTCTGGGAGCGCGCGTCCGTCGATGCCCCGGAGCCGCTCTTCGGCCGTGCGGCAGCGGCGGCCGCCGACGCGCCGGCCGCCTTGCGGACCGAGCGCAGGGCGCCGCGCACCTTGTCCCCGGCATCCTCGCCCCGCTTGCCCTCGGGGGAGTCGGGCTGCGCCGGGATCGGCACGACCCGCGTGGCGTCCAGGGGTTCCGGTTCGGAGGCGTGGATGACCTTGTTGAGCATGGCCCGCGCGCCCGCGTCGTCGAGCCGCTGCGCGGGCTCCTTGGTGAGCAGGCCCCGGATGACCTCGCCCAGCGGACCCGCGTTCTTGGGCTCCTCCAGGTTCTCGGTCATCACGGCGGTCAGGGTGGCGATGGCCGACCCCTTGTCGTACGGCGGCACGCCCTCGACCGACGCGTACAGCAGACCGCCCAGCGACCACAGGTCGGCGGCCGGACCGGGCTTGTGCCCTCGGGCCCGCTCGGGGGAGATGTAGGAGGGGGCGCCCACGAGCATGCCGGTGGAGGTGATGGACGGGTCGCCCTCGACCTGGGCGATACCGAAGTCGGTGAGCACCACCCGGCCGTCGTCCGCGATCAGCACGTTGGACGGCTTCACGTCGCGGTGCAGGATGCCCTCGCGGTGCGCGGAACGCAGCACGTCCAGCACGGCGAGCCCGACCTCGGCGGCCCGACGGGGCGTCAGGACGCCGTCCTCACGGATGACCTCGGCCAGGGACTTGCCCTCGACCAGCTCCATGACGATCCACGGGCGGTCGTCCTCGTCGACCACGTCGAAGACCGTCACCGCGCTGTTGTTGCGGATCCGGGCGATCGCCTTGGCCTCGCGCAGCGTGCGCGTGATCAGGCGCCGCTTCTCCTCCTCGTCGATGTTCGACGGGAACCGCAGCTCCTTGACGGCCACCGTCCGGCCCAGGGTCTCGTCCTCGGCACGCCAGACCGTGCCCATGCCACCCCGGCCCAGCACGTCCCCCAGCCGGTACCGCCCGGCGAGAAGACGACGCTCGTTCTTGCCCTGACGAGTCTCCTGACGGGATGTCCCCGCCCGCTCCGCCTCCGACATGCGTCCCCTCATGCAACCCGCCCTGACAGAGCCTTCATTGTCCCTCACGCGACAACCGGCCGACGCCCAGGGGGCCCTTCCGGGCGCACCCCGTCCGCGGTGTCGGCGGACCCGCTGAACCAGATGTTCCAGTTGCCGGGATGATGGGCCCCGACACGGAAGGAGCCAGGGATGCCGACCCTTCGGACAGTCCTGTCCATACCGGTTCTCGTGGCTCTGCTGCTCACCCCCTCGGCCCCTGGCGCGGCCCCCGTCGTCAGGTTCTCGGACACTGTGCTTCCGCTGCTGGTCAGCGAGGGTGGAGCCCCTGCCGCGGCCCTGCTCGCGCAGGACCGTCATGGCACACGCCGCGCATGGCGCTACGCGGACGCGGGCCGGGGCATCGCCCGTGCCGACCATTTCCGCGCCGGGAGCATCACCAAGACCTTCGTGGCGACCGTCGTGCTGCAACTCGCCGCGGAACACCGGCTTTCCCTGTCCGACACCGTCGAACAGCACCTCCCCGGTCTCCTGCCCCGACTCCGCGCCGGGACACGGCACACCGGCGAGGAATCCGGCCGCGTCACCCCGGCCCGGCCGGACCGGCCGCCTCACGGGCCTCCCGCGTCGCACCCGCCCGCCGCGCCTCGCGTCGACGGCACCCGCATCACCCTGCGCGACCTGCTCACCCACACCAGCGGCATCGCCGACTTCGCCGGGGCCACCCGGGGCACCGTGCCCCTGACCCCGCGCCAGGCCGTCCGGCTCGCCCTCGCCCTCCCTCCCGGCCGCCCTGGCCGCCACGCGTACTCCAGCACCAACTACGTCCTGCTCGGCATGGTCGTCCGTCAGGTCACCGGCCGCTCCTACGCCGCCGAGGCGCAGCGCAGGATCATCGCCCCGCTCGGCCTGACGGGCACCTCCTTCCCCGGCTCACGCCGCTCCCTGCCCGCACCGCACGGCCGGGCCTACACCGCCGACGGCTCCGACGTCACCGAACTCGACCCCCGCGTGGCCGGGGCGGCCGGCGAGCTGGTGACCACGCTCGACGACCTGGACCGCTTCTACGCGGCCCTGCTGAGCGGCGCCCTGCTCCCCTCGCGATGGCAGCGCGAGATGCTGGATACGCGGGCCGCACACGGCGCGTACGGCATGGGCCTCTACCCGGAACGGCTTCCGTGCGGGCTCACCGTCTGGGGACACAACGGACGGATCGCGGGAAGCTATGTGCGCACCGCGGCCACCGCCGACGGCGGCCGGGTCCTCACCTTCCGGGTGAACACGGACGCGAAGACGGACCCCCGGCTCGAACGGGCCCTGCTCGCAGCCGAGTTCTGCCCCCGCACCTGGTAGAACGACCGGGCCGGGAACGGAGATCCCGGACCCGGCCACTCGTCCGAGTGAAGCTCGGCCTCGCCCCTACAGCGGCACGATGTCCGGCGCCCCCAGCCGGGCGGCGTCCGCCGTGAGGTCGTCGGGCTGACGCTGGGACTCGCGCTCGGCCTCGACCCGCTTCTCGTAGTGCTCGACCTCGCGGGCGATCTGGTCCTCGTCCCACCCGAGCACCGGTGCCATCAGCTCGGCGGCCTCGCGGGCGCTGCGGGTGCCCCGGTCGAAGGTCTCGATGGAGATGCGGGTGCGGCGGGTGAGGACGTCGTCCAGGTGGCGGGCGCCCTCGTGCGAGGCGGCATAGACGATCTCCGCGCGCAGATAGTCGTCGGCGTGCCGCAGGGGTTCGCCCAGGGAGGGGTCGGCGGCTATGAGGTCGAGCAGTTGCTCGGCCAGCGAGCCGTACCGGTTCAGCAGGTGCTCCACCCGGGCCACGTGCAGTCCGCTGCGGTCGGCGATGCGCTCGCGGGCGTTCCACATCGCCGGGTAGCCCTCGGCGCCGAGCAGCGGGATCTCCTCGGTGACCGAGTCGGCCACGCGCCGGTCCAGACCGTGCACCGCCGCGTCCACGGCGTCCTCGGCCATCACCCGGTACGTCGTGTACTTGCCGCCCGCGACGACCACCAGGCCCGGCACCGGATGGGCCACGGTGTGCTCGCGGGAGAGC is from Streptomyces seoulensis and encodes:
- a CDS encoding serine/threonine-protein kinase, with amino-acid sequence MSEAERAGTSRQETRQGKNERRLLAGRYRLGDVLGRGGMGTVWRAEDETLGRTVAVKELRFPSNIDEEEKRRLITRTLREAKAIARIRNNSAVTVFDVVDEDDRPWIVMELVEGKSLAEVIREDGVLTPRRAAEVGLAVLDVLRSAHREGILHRDVKPSNVLIADDGRVVLTDFGIAQVEGDPSITSTGMLVGAPSYISPERARGHKPGPAADLWSLGGLLYASVEGVPPYDKGSAIATLTAVMTENLEEPKNAGPLGEVIRGLLTKEPAQRLDDAGARAMLNKVIHASEPEPLDATRVVPIPAQPDSPEGKRGEDAGDKVRGALRSVRKAAGASAAAAAARPKSGSGASTDARSQSAGASTGAGGRGSSDTPNSSANKPSSSWPVMPSPDLDLARRPAPKASLTDVVPKRTLVVIAVVVALAVLVLGTVLALTLGGDDDKGGAKAAPSAGASAKRDTGKDGGSGGTSPDGSNAATATDGSRSGEASGGAGTADDSDGKGGSGDSDDDSGSSGSSGSSGDKGSGSAPAVTTRKSSQGYSIGLPKGWKYVSTSAAGDRYTGPEGQKLLVGWTSTPKSDPVRDWENQERYMVRSQYDRIRIEKVDYRGWNTADWEFTYVDGGTKYRSIDRGFVVNDHLGHALMYTARSAGWDDSLREDTWKTLTTSFEPKS
- a CDS encoding serine hydrolase domain-containing protein, with the protein product MPTLRTVLSIPVLVALLLTPSAPGAAPVVRFSDTVLPLLVSEGGAPAAALLAQDRHGTRRAWRYADAGRGIARADHFRAGSITKTFVATVVLQLAAEHRLSLSDTVEQHLPGLLPRLRAGTRHTGEESGRVTPARPDRPPHGPPASHPPAAPRVDGTRITLRDLLTHTSGIADFAGATRGTVPLTPRQAVRLALALPPGRPGRHAYSSTNYVLLGMVVRQVTGRSYAAEAQRRIIAPLGLTGTSFPGSRRSLPAPHGRAYTADGSDVTELDPRVAGAAGELVTTLDDLDRFYAALLSGALLPSRWQREMLDTRAAHGAYGMGLYPERLPCGLTVWGHNGRIAGSYVRTAATADGGRVLTFRVNTDAKTDPRLERALLAAEFCPRTW